The segment TTTCAGCTGATTAACTACCTACACTTGATAGAAAGCCTTGTGCCAAACGTGCAGTTTGACATTAACACAAATAGGCAAAGAGCTtctttaaatggaaaaaaaagttaaggTTGTTGCATACTCTCAAGTGTTTCACAGGGAAATTCAATACTTCTTAAGATGTTGAGGTCATGCAAGTGTATTAATGTTGAAATAGTAActgcctgccaaagcaggacaaagtatctgcacacacagaaatgcaacaatcacagaatcatgaaatcattttggttggaggagaccttccagatcatGGAGGCCaactcttaacccagcactgccaggtcaccaccaaaccatgtccctcagcacatctccacagctctgaaacccctccagggatgagaactccatcactgccctgggcagcctggatcAGAGCTTGACAAtcctttgggggaagaaattgttcttcgtgtccaacctaaatctcccctggtacaacttaaGGTCATTCCCTTTTCTCTTGCCCTAccacttgttacctgggagcaAAGCAGTAGTGGTATTTGTAAGCCACCTCAAACTCAAATACTCTCTTCACTACTTGCTTGGTTACTCTGCACATAGTCCAAGATGAGACATTTTTCGAGGCAAGAAGGCTAGTTTTGCTTCTGAACAACCACCTTAGGAACATGAAAGGTGAATTTAAGCAACCATTTACATGTAAAACATGCAGTGCCTCTGGAGCTATGCAGGAGCACACCAGAAATACAACCTGCTTATCCACTAAGTCTTTGAGAAGACAAGAGGAACAGGTCCTAGGAGCTTCTCTGATCTTTTCAGGAAGACAAAAAAACCTTAAAGTTGTCTGTAGAAACCAGGAAGCTTAAAGGAAGACGTACGGTTGGAGAGaaaacagagcagaggagacCGAAGTGAATGAACTCATCTGAGTCAGACTCCCCAGTCCTGAAGTGAGGGAGCAGAAGTTTTGTGATATTATGGAAACACAAACGTACCATGGCAATAAAACAAGAATGTATTTAAGCTTACAAGTGATTCAGCACCGATTTACCACTTTAATCATTTGAaaacagaggaaggaagggatgaaaacaaacccaaaccataccTGTGGTTTTCTTCATTATGCTGTAGAACACTCCACCCTGCTGGAACAGCTGAGGAAGCCCCTTTGCGTAAGACCAAACATCTTCTCCTGTGAAAACCAAGCACAGCCACTGAGCAGTTAGAGACAATGCCTGAAAAGGGCACTCCTTGAATTAAAAGCTGAATCCTCACTCTCTTCTGTGCAACTAATGAAGACTTTTGCTGCAAACGTGCAGGACAGGAGCCCAAGAGTCTGAGAAACTTTCAGGGAAACATTCCACTGTCTGCAGTCAAATATCCTGCATGTTTAGCACAAAGGTTCCCAACTTCAATTTGATCCAAGCCGCAGCTCTGGTTCTTTGCCAGGCCCTACACCAagtctcccttcccctcctacCCATGCTTTCAACACAGAGCTAGGAAATGACTAACAGGCTTCCAAGCTCCAAGTACATTCCCTTACACATTAGAACCTCAGTGTTAGACCCCTACACCTTCTCAAAAATCAGTTTTGCATCTGCCATCCAGCAGAGGTTAGACTGCAGCTGAGGTGCAAAGGTCCAGAGAGGCAGATGTGCAAGAGCTGTGGCTGTACCTTTGCACTTCTTCAGAGCCAGGAGTAAAATGCCAACTGTGAGGCCCCAGCAGTCCTGTGGAACTGCCATTTGTCAAAGATGCCAAAAACGGCACTGAAATGTGACAACTTTAAATGTCACCGAGAGGGGAAAAAGACCCACCCTAGACTACGTAAGGCAAGGAAGATCAAGGAGAGAAAATTGGGTTACAGCCTATCAGTGACCCAAAGGCACCTGCTGAATCTGTTCTGCTTTTTCCTCTGCACCTCCCACCCCACTTTGCTAAGCACTTACCTGCTCCAGAGGCACAGCTTGCAACAGAGCTGTCATAGCAGTGACAGCACTGCATATGCCCCTCTCTTGCTGCAGAGCCAACTGATGCACACACAGGTTTCACACACTAGTAGCATTCTCCAAGGCAAGATTCCCTGTTGGCCCTGGGCATGATTTTCCAAGCCTTGCACTGGAGAAGCATCACTGCCTAGACAGGCTTTTGTGACACCAACAAGAACTACAGACAGAAAGTGTGGAGAGCAGGGTTCATGGAACAAAGGCACCAGCCACCAAAAGAAACACAAACTACACAAGCTGTTTTGATAGAAGAGATCTCTGACTGAACATCAGAAAACCCCACAGTTAGAACTGGCCTTGCTCAGATCAGAGGAACCAGTGTATGGGATTCAACTAAACTGCATTGGAGGTTTGCACATTATTgttgctgtttggtttgggtttgtttgccaTGGCAGGAAGATGTTTACAGGTCACAAGGTAACTCGTGGGATTGTTTAGTTAGATTAACGACTCCCTCGAGACACTGCATTTATCAATGGGATTATGTTCTCCATGCTGTTCCCACCCCACTCCTCCAGACCAGACCTCACTCCCACGACATGAAGGTATAGAACAAATGAAGAGATCCTTCCCGTGGGCCTCATGCTGCAGAAAGAGCAGTGGAAGCCTCAGACCATCACTTCATACAGCAGAGAGGacacacagaaatgcagcccagatcAAACATAGGTTAAACAGAACTACAGCTGGCTAAAACCAAGCTGATTTCAATCAAATCCTGGTATCAATTAATATATTTAAGTCTGCCTATTCTGATTCCTGTTGTGCTGACAGATTCATCAATGCAAAGCAAACCCATCAGAACAGATTCCTACTTGGCTTGCACATATCCAGAGTGCCTCTGCATGGCTGGAATGAGATCTGTTTAAAAAGCTAATGTTTGTACCATGCTAAATTATCATTTCTTGAGTCACTTGCCTATGGAATTTTGTGTTTTGGAGTCAAACAAAAATAGGCAAAAGCTTTACCAGAAGTCCTGCCTAATAGCTGTTGTGCAGGAACTGCAGCATCTAATTCCCATGGCCTTGTTTTTAAATTATACCCAGGAAAATTAAAGAAGGTGGCTTCAAACTGTAATAAATAAGCTAGCTGAGAGCAGAAAAGAAGAATGCTATGAATAGGAGAGAAGCATcgagccaggctgcaggaaagaaaagctcTGAAGCATCCACAATGAAGAGTCAGCGGTGTCTGAAGGCACTTTCACTGTGGgcactgggaaagaaaaacagcccagagagctggtccagcagcatctctcctgcACACATTCTGACCTGACTGTCTCAGGTCAAAGCTTACAGCAGGATCAAAGTTAGAGCAGAAGCACGAGGAACAAGCTGACTGCCAGAACTCTGCAGCACAGGTTTTAGTGATACAGAAACATCGCTGAGAAACACTGAGGCTTCTCACCCCATAAACCACCCTGAGGAGCTGCTACCTAATGCTCCTCACTGCAAGCAGAGTTTGGTGTAAGCAGAGTTTGCTTCCCTGCTGAAAAATCACATTTGAATAGTCAACTGGCTAGATTTTTCCCCAGGAATATCCTTAAAGGAAAATGAGGCCCTGACAAGCAAAGTGAGGCTATAAAAATAGCATCTCATGCAGGAGCTGCACAAGTTGTTCTAACTGGTTGGTTTCTCATTTGCTGCCACTTTTACTTCCATTAGCAATGCAAAATGGATGCAGTCAGGGGAGGGTGAGGTAAATCCTATTCTAACCTGCACTGTGAATGGTAGTCTTTGTCAGAGACAAAAATTGCTGCTGGAGTACAAGATCAGCTCCCAGCTTATGGCTAACCACACGTGAAAACTGGTACACCTTAATGCTGAAGTCACTCAGGTTCAGAGGACTCTGACGTGGTTTTAGAGCATGCCAATTAAAGTACTTCCAGCAGCATGCCCTAAAAATACTCTTTTAAGCTGCACCTCGAAATGAAACAGCTTTTAAACTTAAGCTGCCCTTTAGCACTAGGGTGCAAGTGTCAGTGTGCTGAGGTGGGGAGTGATTCTGTACCTTATCTTGCTATAGAGACAATCAGGCTTGGAAAAGAACCAAAGTTCTGCTCAATGAACTACTGACACACCACTCTGATTACGTAATGGTTTCGTTTCTAAAACATCACATGCTCCAGCCACACCAAATCCCTCcagcaaaagagaaggctcccacaAAAAAAGCCCTGTAAACATCACTATTCAGCTGCTTCAGAGAGCTAAATGTACGATaattgctgctctgcttcctgccagtgagcagcaggagcagtgaaaCTGATGCAGAAAGTACACTATGGAAGGTCCAGGTCAGTAAAAACCACAGACACCCAAAGTCCTTTCGTCTTGaatgattcacagattgcatgaCTGACAATTTATAGGCAGAGCTTTGCCACCCTTTGCCCACCTCTGGGATTCAAATCTGTGTTTAGATCCTCACAGTTCCTCCTTTGCAATAATACTGTCCACAGCTCTAGAgaaagcccagctctgctcttcaaACGAGCAGAGGAACTGGGGTGAAAGCCTTGTTCAAAGCAATAGAgctcctgcagggagagctgccagcactcCATCCTACTACAGAGCTGAGAGTTTGCTCCTCAAACTTCCCATGAGCAGACACTCAGCATCCCTTTCTCACCTCTACTCTTCATTTATCTCTTGAAACCTGAGTGTGATGtgggaaaaacaacaaaaggagAGCATGTGGCTCACACACAGACATGAGCTATGTGCCTACTGAGACAGGCAACAGAGGAAACAACTCCTCAACAGAAAACTTCATAGCAAAAAAAGAGCATTTGCTATCCACATTTTAAAGTCTCAACACTCAGCACATCACTGACAGCACCTTAAGTGTACCCCGAGTGGAGGAATAAAGGAGCTAACCTCCATGGTCACAGAAAGGAGGCAAACAAGAGAAGGATGTAACTGCATTGAGATGTTGCCTTAAACCCACAGCTTTACAGCAGAACCTGAAGTCAGCCTTACCCatgagtgtggccagaaggcaGAGGGAATACATCTCCTTATCCacttgctcctgcagctccttggaCGAGATTTTACTGGTCAGGGCGACGTCCTCGTGCTTCACAACGTGGGCtgagtgtgctgcagcaggctgcctgccctcctccttACCTTTCAGGATTTCGATCGCCACTCTGTCGCCGTGCTGCAAGGGCACAGGCTCGTTCTCCATGCCCTCTTTGGGGGGCAGCAGCTCCTTAGGAGGAAAGCCATAGCGGATACACTGCAGGTAGGGTGGAATGTTGAACTCCCTCGCtatgctctcctgcagctccaggaaggtggttgtgCACTTCAGGGTAAGCATCGACTGCCTCCCGTCGCTCGTGGTGATGCGGATCTTCTTCTCCTTTGCAGAGGTTGGAGAATAGGGAGTCTTTGTGGGTGtggcaggtgcagaggagggccccTCCCGCACGGCCCCAGGAGAAGCAGTCCTGGGCTGCCCTTTATGCTCCTGTTTCAGTTTTTCACTCTTCCGCTTTTGCATGACAGAAGCCTGGTCTGCAATGTTCTGCTGAATAGTTCTTTCAGTtttgctcatattcagctcTTCCTTGTGCAAAGTTTTTGTCTTCTGTCCAGTCAGaataattttggttggaagCTGGGCCTCTGGCTCTTGTCCTTGCTGTAAGTCAGCAGCTCTTTGGGCATGAGCACCATCGATATTTACAGGGGTATAATCATCGGGGTTCTTCTTGGCAGTTTGATGCAATATTGTGTTGACAACTTTCTGGACAAGGATCTCACTGCCGAactccccagggaagtgcttgGTAACCAGCTTCATGGCGACGTCGTACACGTTGCTGTTCAGAGACGTGTCGCTTTCGTACTGGAACCAGTAGACTGtttctctcaccactcttccaCCCCACTCTAGAGTAATGGGAAAAGCTTCAGGGAGATTATCATACTCTTTACCTTCCCAGTAGTGCTTGAATCCGCAGCCACATTTGCCACCTGCAGACCTGGTGTTAGTTCGGTCTCCATCCAAATACGACACGGATCCATCTTCTCTGACGCGCCGCACCAAGGTACCGTGGCACCAGTTGCAAGCAGTCAAACTGCTCAGGCTGTAGTCCGGTACCAGCACATCCTTTGTGGGGTTGTAAGAACACACCAAGCTGTTCAAGGGAAAGCTGTAGTTTTTGTCAGGCCTTAGCTGGCCGTGGGTGCTTTTGGCCAGGTTATAGAGCTTCCCCCCGGGAGCCAGCCACTCTGGAGGGACGTGGTGCTCCGAAAGAGCCCCACAGATGAGGCACCTGTGAAGGCGGTTGTCCATCACGGCTTTTTTGGCAGCTGCAGTGACTTCTTCAGGCTGGACTCCTATCACCCCAGTCCTTCTGTAGAAATACTGATGGACATCAGCCACGAGACTGGGATGGATCCCGTGCTTGCTCATGAAAACCTCCTCCATCGCCGCAACCAGCCTCATCAAGTACTTATCTTGCAGGCTTCTGTCTCCTCCAATAACACAACCACCGTCTTCCTCTAACTTGATGTACTTTTTGATGAGGTCTTGAGGAACTCCCCAGGCTTTAGGGAGTAGCTTCCTAGGCAGTTTGGGTAAAGCAGCACCTTTTATGCCAACTAGAGGAATATAATGGTTACGTCCTGAGCTACTCCAGGCGATGCAGATGGGCTTGTTCAACATGCCATCTTTGCCCATGCATTTCTCGAGAGGTATCAGACCAGGGAGGAAGGTGGCTGAATAATCCCCAGAGCTTCGCATTCCACTCAAGGAGTCCAACAGGATGATAGGCCTGTGGAGCACATTGGCCAGGCCAAAGATGTGAATATTCCTAAGGCCCATTGGCACACCTTCTGGAGGAACAAACAAGGGGTCACATTCATTGATAATGTCCTCCCACTCGGCTGCATCGATAAAGTCATGGAAAAGGGCCTTGTAGTGACTCAGATTCTCCTCAAAATGCTTCTTCAGGTTCTCTCGCAGAGCATGCCAGAACAGCTCCCTGCCAACGAGCGCCCGCGACACCGCATGGACGAGGCAGTGGCCATCCCCATCCACATGGACAGGAATGAGGCACTCCTGGCTGTTGTTGGCCTTCTTGATGTCTTCCAGGGTGTCGTGCAGGTAGATGAGGCTGCCGGAGCGGTCCTTGCCGTACCCGATGGTTTCGACGTGCTCGGGCTCGATGAGGAAGGCGCGGTCACCCAGGAGGGAGCAGTCAAAGATGTCTCCCTGGTTCATCTCCGTCAGGAGCTTGGCTTTGCCAGTTTGCTTGTCCATACCGTAGCGGGCCAGGATGGGGGCCAGGAGCTTGCAGTGGTAGTTGGAGAGGCCCATGACTTTGACGAGCTCCGTGTTCCTGCGGGGCGGGCCGGCCCCGCTGACGCCCAGCAGGGCGTTCCGCAGCAGGTTGTGCAGCACCAGGTCGGGGTCCGTCACCTCCTCCACGGCCAGCAGCTGCCGCTGCTCGTGGCGCTGCCCGCAGTCCGTGCACTCGATGCTGCCGCCGCTCTGCGGCCCGTGGGCCGGGAAGAAGAGTCGAGCCTGGCATTTGGGGTCGGGGCAGGTACCCGAAAAGATGCGCCGGTCCCTCTTCTTGGAGGCGGCCGGAGGCGGCGGCTGCGGTTGCTGCTGAGGagacggcggcggcggcggcggcggctgttgctgctgctgctgctgaggctgggacATGGCTCTGCTCCGGCCGGGCTTCACCCCCACCACCCGCGCTCCTCCGCCCTCACAGGCTCATCCCCCGCGTCCCGGCTAACGACGCTGCCGCCGCCGGTGCCAACGTCCGCCAACTGCCCATCCACCGACCGCCCTCCTGCTACCGCCGCCGCTTCTTGCCCCCACCCCCGGCAAACGCGGAagccgccaccgccgccgctTACTGCCTCTTCGCTGCCTTGGCCGTTGCCCGCAACGCAACGGCCTCTGGCCCTTCCCTCCCAGGCCGCAGGCGCGGGCGCCGCGGAGCCCCCGGGAGCGGTAGTTTTTCTCTCCAGCGGGCGCCGCCGTGGGGCGGCAGCGCAAACTACCAGGCCCGTGGTGCCGAGCGACGGAGAGGTGGACGGAGGCGGACCGAGCGCGGCCGTCCGCGGGGCCGCCGGGAGTTGTAGTCCGCAGCCGGGGGCCGGGGAGGAGGGCGGCCGGGAGGGAACACTCTTAGTGCGCTGCGGAGCGCTTGTTGCGCTTCCCCGGGTCGCGCTGTGCCGAGAGGGTGGGGCGCTGCGTTCAGCTGCGGTCTCCGCATGTGCCTGCCGCTGCCGTCCCGGTCCCGCTCACCCCGCACGAACGCTGGGGCAAGGCTCCCCCTGTGCCACCGTCCGGCACCCGAGAAAGGAGGCTGCTCACAGGGGCTCGGTGCTGCCGCTGGGCCTCGTCCCGGCTTTGGCCGCTACCTCCCTCACaaggctgcctggcacagctcaacaGGTTGCCCCCGAAAGGGGCACGGCAGGTGGCTGCGGCATCGCATGGCATGGCAGCCAGGCCCCATCCTGCACCGCTCTGCACAGCTCCGAGGGCTTTCCTGGGCGTGGAAAGTCTTTGAGTGCCTGAGGTGAACGTGGAGGTTTCCAAACACCATTGGCAGTGTGGCCTCCAGGGCAGCACCCCTCTGCAGATGTGGGCACAGGGGCTCTGGTCTCAATCATGAGTCACTGTGGCcaggcctgggcagtgctgtgcccactcTTGCAACTGCTGAGCCTTCTGGAGCTCCCTGTACCCTCCTCAGGGTATCACTGCAGCAGCTATGCCGTGCTGCCTCTCCAGGGGGTGAGCTATCTAACAGAGGTGttgcccagctgccagctgctgataGCGCAGACACAAGATGTGAGGAGACACCAGGGCGAGTTCTTGACCCGAGTGGTCCCTCCTGCTGGTGCTACATAGGGAGATAGTGAGGGAATGGAGCTGGCACTCAGCACTATCTCCAGTAGCCATCTGAACTGAAGGGAATAATGTTCACAACTCTGAGCCTAATGACAGTGGGCTGGAAACAGTTCATGCAGACAGCTCGAGGAGGGTTACTGTCAGTGTACCAGGGGGTTTAAAGTTCTCTGGAAGCCATTCCAGATATTTATCCtctaaagaaggaaaacaacagctggagtcttcttctctggagagattccaaacctgcctggacattgtgatcctgggtaaCCTCcagtgggtgaccctgctttggcagtggggttggactggatgatctccagaggtctcttccaacctgcaccatgctgggattctgggaacTTGTAGAGGACAAGGTAGCACCTCACTGGGTATTGTCAGGTACCAATACAAGGGTATTGGTCATCCCAGTTCCACCAACCACCCACCTGCCATTTACCTCTCCTGCAGGCACCCAAACAATTTAAAGTTAGAATGAAAACCAGAGAGAATGCCCTGTGCTTGTGCTTGCTGACACAAGAGCAGGCTCCGCTTTCATTAATCCATGAAAAGTCATTTAGGAAAGGAGTAAACCCTGGCATTTGAATTACAACTATTCCAATGATGAATACGtacaaaataatttcttttctaTGCTTTATTACAGatataagggaaaaaaagtgtctCCAGGCCTGGCACAGTGACAGCACTGCCACCTTCCAGTGACGGCAACGGAGCTGTGTGCTCGGTCCCTCTCAGAACAGTaatttgtgtatgtgtgtgtgtgtgaatgtttgcactgcccagcagaacCTTGTATCTGATCTTTCCAGACCCAGGGCAGGTGTGAAGAGAGAAGGGGTGAAACTCGTGAGAGAGATTTTTGCTCTTGCCTGCTGCTAACTCAGTTTTATGTGTAGactgtgaggcagcagcagcagctccataaTCCTGCCAGTATGCCTCGTTCTGGGGctagagcagcagcctgtgcccattcATTCCTTAGGCTTCCCTTCACGAGCAGCAGGAACGCAGTCAAAATGCAAATAGGGAAGGCTCTGTCCTCTGTGAAACTGTGGCAGCTATTGAGAGCAGGCAGCATTCAGGCACTGGGCGGTGGCAATCCTGTGCtagcccagcctgcatttgcaaGGAATGGCAAAGAAATGTTCtggagcaacccattccatcaCCTGGGAAAtaaactctcctgccagagtcCCATAGGACTCTGTGGTCACTAACAGGTAGCAGCCTGGTGACATCATTTGCTTTTGCTGTCAGAGCCAATGGAAAGGTTGTTTAGTTTGCTTCTCTAACCAGAGGTTCCTATGAAATCACTTGATAAGCCATGAGTGCAAAGTCAAAAGCATTTATCCTGTCTCCTCCCATACTAATTTCGTTGATCAATGATAGCCAATAGGGGAATCTATATGTTACAGTGGCTTGACTCTAATGAACATGTTTCTGATGAATGCCATTAGTGAGCACTCCAGCTCAGGCTCAGCAGCACGACTGATGGCCCAGGCAATCTCTGCAATAATCAACTGTCATTATAGAATCTGTGATACAAATCACAATTCTCTGGCAAGCCAACCCTTTATGCAAATCAACACATCTTTCTTTACAAGCTTTCTGCTCTGTCTCTACCAAGCAAGAAGGAAGTCATGTGTGGTGTCACCAAATCctgccagagctcacagcagtAACCACAGCATTGGCACAAGCAGTGCAAAGAGTAGCATCACAGGGAAGCAGGTTTACTTTCAGATCTGCCACATGCTCCAAGATCACACTGATTGCAGAGTTGAATCTAATTATAACAGGTCAGCAGAGTGATTGATTGTCAGCAACATGAGAGATCTGAACCCATCCTGCTTTGGTGATgagaccccagcactgccaggcgtTCATTTCGGATCTAAGATGTCAAGTCTGATCTTCACCCAGCGCTATTCCGTCTCTCCTTTGTCATTTACCCTCAGGAAATGGGTCATTCCCAGGGGAAAGCAGTGATTTCCCAGAGGGGCTTGTTTCTGTGGAAGAGCAATGGCAGAAGTTTCCAGCTAAACAGAAACAAAGGGCTTGTGCAGCATGCCAAAGCCCAGAGCCTGGTGAGCTAGGAAATGCTCTGTTTTGTCAAGCAGTGGAAGTTATCACCAGCCTTCAGCTGCAACTTGTGTGCTCCCCACAGCATGCACTACAGAGAAAGGGGAGCTGAAAGGCTTCAGTGCTTCACTAGCAGAACtcatcctgcccagcctgcaggagcagcaagcaGACCAGCAGTCTGGCCTGGCCTGGCCCCAAAAGCACTCTGCATTTCAGACCAAAGCTgagcaagaggagagggaaCACAAGTCTGGGCTAGAGGGAGGATGGCAGTATCAACACAAG is part of the Pogoniulus pusillus isolate bPogPus1 chromosome 34, bPogPus1.pri, whole genome shotgun sequence genome and harbors:
- the VCPIP1 gene encoding deubiquitinating protein VCPIP1; amino-acid sequence: MSQPQQQQQQQPPPPPPPSPQQQPQPPPPAASKKRDRRIFSGTCPDPKCQARLFFPAHGPQSGGSIECTDCGQRHEQRQLLAVEEVTDPDLVLHNLLRNALLGVSGAGPPRRNTELVKVMGLSNYHCKLLAPILARYGMDKQTGKAKLLTEMNQGDIFDCSLLGDRAFLIEPEHVETIGYGKDRSGSLIYLHDTLEDIKKANNSQECLIPVHVDGDGHCLVHAVSRALVGRELFWHALRENLKKHFEENLSHYKALFHDFIDAAEWEDIINECDPLFVPPEGVPMGLRNIHIFGLANVLHRPIILLDSLSGMRSSGDYSATFLPGLIPLEKCMGKDGMLNKPICIAWSSSGRNHYIPLVGIKGAALPKLPRKLLPKAWGVPQDLIKKYIKLEEDGGCVIGGDRSLQDKYLMRLVAAMEEVFMSKHGIHPSLVADVHQYFYRRTGVIGVQPEEVTAAAKKAVMDNRLHRCLICGALSEHHVPPEWLAPGGKLYNLAKSTHGQLRPDKNYSFPLNSLVCSYNPTKDVLVPDYSLSSLTACNWCHGTLVRRVREDGSVSYLDGDRTNTRSAGGKCGCGFKHYWEGKEYDNLPEAFPITLEWGGRVVRETVYWFQYESDTSLNSNVYDVAMKLVTKHFPGEFGSEILVQKVVNTILHQTAKKNPDDYTPVNIDGAHAQRAADLQQGQEPEAQLPTKIILTGQKTKTLHKEELNMSKTERTIQQNIADQASVMQKRKSEKLKQEHKGQPRTASPGAVREGPSSAPATPTKTPYSPTSAKEKKIRITTSDGRQSMLTLKCTTTFLELQESIAREFNIPPYLQCIRYGFPPKELLPPKEGMENEPVPLQHGDRVAIEILKGKEEGRQPAAAHSAHVVKHEDVALTSKISSKELQEQVDKEMYSLCLLATLMGEDVWSYAKGLPQLFQQGGVFYSIMKKTTGLADGKHCTFPHLPGKNFVYNAAEDRLELCVDAAGHFPIGPDVEELVKEALSQVRAEAASRSREASPSHGMLKLGSGGVVKKKSEQLHNITAFQGKGHSLGTASSSQQHDPRAREAPLLRKHSIETDFSPSAKAEPSAFTAASANSELIRIAPGVVTMRDSRQLDPTLVEAQRKKLQEMVSSIQASMDRHLRDQNAEQSASVELSQRKAEAVSSAAKTGSFQAASAPGGPQHLNSDPAEGSVVNSVGTTFRARAKAQKGCSVEELEEMESQDAGIANATEPMDHS